The DNA window gatcgtatttttattaagtaactcCACAACAAAAGTATCTATAATTGTTGGAATGTCACTAAACCTTTTGTACTTAGTAAACACAacgtaatataattgaattagttTAAGTGCGTTGATGTGCGAAAGGGCCCTGAGGAAAATAAGAAACGATACCTCTTGAatagaatttacaaaaaaacgcCATACAATGTTTATCGTAGATATAGTAGTTAATTGATTACCCtcttttttatacgatttttataaataattatatttatttctttctacgtataacatttttttttctatttacctgtaaaataattgataagtgTACGGATATCTGTTCAGGTTGGCTtccagttttaaatataattaatatagaacAGTTaactcattatattaattaatattacaatacccataatataatttattttaaggtacCATTATCATGgaaattacataaaacatacatacttttattaatgaaaactttataagCCATCTCCCTAATCCTTACGAACTATGAGGGTGTGACGAAACGtaaaagttacttttataattctCCTATTTAGATTATTGTTTATCGTACtattaatgtacattttatcttaaaatctaAGCAATTGAATTAGTAGTCAGATCGTAATCTTTATAGTCTATCGAGTCCATCATTGCCTAGAAGGAGACAATAAACGGGAACGAAGGTGCACTGATCCTATTCGGCTCGACGAAATCACTCTCTCGGCTGCAGACGCATTATTCGACAAAGAACTATTGTGAACGGCCATCACAGGGGTTTTAAAGGGTACAAAACTCTCATAACTGGAATCCCCTACCACAAAAAAGTCTTTAAGGGCGGGTATCATTTGAGGATTTAGCCTACATCACGTATAAATGAGTTACCATAATCTATCTGGCCTTTTTGCTTCTTttcttttaacattaaaaacaaaccgAGTTaagacatcattacgcgaaaaatttaaagaaataggctgctttacaatatatttatgataatataatgtttatacagaagaatatacaaaaaatttccataaaacctgatatacatattattaataacaacccccccccccccaactaTTAACCCCTACTTTCCACTTGCATTCGGTACAAAGAACGTTTTTgagcaatggtatacgcatatataataagataccgggaaatataatgaatttaacatttactaaatttaaaatgtttattaagactaaattaataaataaatattattattcattaaaaaaatacttttatttgaaaaatatgtttatttgaaaactatGCGAGTTtgttgccgtttcttctcgctggaggctgctttccaaaacggtggtagtatttaaatatatataataatataataattcattgtaaagtttacgTTACGCGTAATACgtaaataaagtgtattaattaaaaggtagatttatatgatatatgattAAAACACCACTCTATGTTACTTCTATGAAATAGAGATATTCTTTACACATATTAATCGTCAACAATTTGCTTTAGTAGTCACATGAATAAgctatattttcaaaattatagatgGTTAACATATTATTGGTTTTACTATTGAAAATGTGaagcatttcattttttttagcatttgcttatttaattaaaaaactttaaagtgCTTATTTTGTCAGAAGGACGTCTGCAGtaggtttattaaaataaaaaaaattgttattaaaataaaagtttattaaaataaaagaaaattttaataattcatacctaaattatttaatttaaaaatttctgaACATGTAACACATGAAATTTAAAACGTCAAGCCTTACCACAGATTCAGAGGGGGATTTAACTGAGACGGATATTCAAGATGGTCTTAGGGCACCTGGTATAAACGAAGTTGctttctatatattatgttttaagaagttattttaaatttaacaaagtttgagaataattaaattgttattatatatactaactttattaaaattaataataattgactttATGAAGATGAAACTTGGGtgattagtttattattatttccagtATTGAATTGgtaataattcatattgttacgtatgtattgaatattaatataaatatccttGATGTGATTAGTTATAGATACGGAGGGTTGAATATGAATCAAGGAGAGATGAGaacatcaattttattgaaacttgTGAAAGATACATCATATTCTAGTTGATAATAAACATAGGACATTCCTagcttaacaataaaataatacaaaatactagaaatatataaacacaaaaatggGCCACCTCGTGCCAAATATCATTTTCGCACGTACACATTAGCACTCCACAAGTATAAACTCCTTACACTGTCAATGTGATGCCAACCATTAGGACTTATATCCCATGGTCGGCATAGCATTATACATTTTGCCTGACTCATTCAGTGGACGGTGGTATCCACCCAGACGGGCCAGCATAACGACCTGACACTCGCATAAATACTCATTATACATGAAAgagaaaattatacaaaaataaatataaaggcaaataaaaaaacatattgtaatttaacatttgaatttgtattgaTGAAACGCTATCAGATTTCTAACGTAGAATCATCCTGGCACATATTTCATTCGGCAACACGTCTAGTGTAGGTCATTCCACGCTCCAGAGAGCCGCTCTCTGAGCGCAAAGTGTGCTCCGAGATCGCACCTTCCGCCTGCATGCGTGACCTCGCATTACTTTGTGCAGGtacttatgaaaaatatacGAGAAAAATCCGCTAAAGATTTTGTGTTAAAAACCTAAAAGgagtaaaaaaacatttttgacagattattatatcaacaatataaaaaaatagtttttattcgaTCCTTgtacaataacaaataaaactgaaTATACTAGACTATAGAATCGGGTATACGAGTACTGTCTTGTCACCAGAAACAAAAGAGTTTACAGAATTTTAGCTCAACGGACTGTATGGACCCGATTTAAAATCCAGTTGCATTTTTACCCACAGATACAACAGTTTAAGTAAAATACAAGTATTAACGGGCTAACTGAGATCCATTTATTTTCGTAACATGTACGAGTATTACGTTGAAACAGATTGCTGATAATGACGTCAATGTGACGCACAATTTAAGGAGCATATCACTATAgacgattattttatttgactactacaaaaatagtataatatctacattattattttacgaatgCAAATTCATACGTTACGTATTTTTAAGCTTTGTTACCTGTcagtaataaattgattttcacGTTCGAGCATTTCTCTTCTTCCTAAAAGAAATATAGGTGTATCAAtagttcttaaataaataatcacaaacAAGGGTGGAAGGGCCTAAGTGCGGGACATTAACAAGGGTCCAGTCCAATTTTCGTCCTGTCTACGTTGATATATTGAGGGCCGAAGTGAAGCCGCTGCGGACCTCGCCACTGACCGACGACACAACTCATTTAGCTTTTTCTGTAAATGTCAttctaatacaattattatacaagtaaaattcgtgctttatttgtataagtattATTCAAAACTATTATTACTGTTCACACAATTTTGAGAGATTCATGGACTCCAACTCATAATTACCTCTAGCGAcgcttggtggatacacatgcggaaacatttcgttgaaattagacacatgcagttacgatgttttccttcaccgccgagcacgagatgaatttataaacacaaattttctACTTCGTTCTTGagtgatcattattttttatcaaccacttattctatttttttagaaCCGATCCAGTgtagtagtatattgcttgtagaataatctgacaaaaaaccagaattatttaatgtatataagtatagttattatttgttaaaagatttttttagaggtaactttgtgatttttttctatcgtaccaaattaattagatcatgttttcaaaataacaaataactagcatgtttCCTGaagattatgatatatattttttcatttggtttactgcattggatcatattatacttttttgcattataaaacttgcatttagctcatgtagtccccttaaccTAAACCAAAACATCACgtcgaaaatatattatgttatttaaatacttcattAAACTGTGTTAAAAACACCCAGTACGTGTGCGTTATAAAACATCTTCAAAATAGTGGAACCTGTTGCcgcaatatataaattttctagatatgctattctaaaaaaaaattttttttaaatcgtgtatttgtatatatttacaattccgTGTCTCGGAATGCACATACTGCAAAAGTCCAGTGTTTGATCTTTTgctgtcataaaaaatagaaaaatcttatttaaaaaatctcacaTATAGAGAGGACCGGACATAGATTatagaaaaatgaaaattaagctACTAtacactttaattattaatggacaattacttaatataaattagactGAATGTACTTTGTACATCCAATACGTACCAAACAGAACACATGTTATTAGCGTGTATACAGAATTCATCGTTAATTGACAAATGTATCGAGTTTAGCATTCAATGAATGAAGtgacatattttgaaaaataatatacatttgttatattttataatgtccacatttataatacaaaatattttaacgaaaaatCATCCCATTCATAAATTATGACTAGGTAAGTCctacttacaaataaatcaatatacgtTAATAAAACAACAAGGTATGTAAACGTGGCAAGTAAAAACGTATCGTGTAGCTATTAAGTCGAAGCGAAACGCAATAGCCGGAATCCCCTCCAGAAGCTGACAAGCCACGAAACCAACGCTTTAAAAATTCAATGTGTACCCGACCGACCACTACGCTTACATTTTTCGAGAGTACTAAAGTCTGCTTCGTTTATATTAAAGACCTCTATCTATTCGTTTTATCCGACGAGAAATATGCTTTCACTCTCATCATGTCTTTATTCTATGTAGAGAGACGTCTCACAATATTTTGTTGAGAAACTGTGAAAAGAAGTAAAACTCGAAATATTAGATAGAGCAATTATTCTTGTACCTACATACTGGAACAGATTGTGCCCAAAACATTTTTCGCGTGAAATTTCAACAATAGGATAACTGTTGtctgtagaaaatattttatgaattttcagTTCGTTTTTGtgtggttttttattttttgttttgtttgaaaacaATAGAAACTTGCATGGAACTCGTGGATCTTAGGTTAAGGTAGTGGTATCAAATCGGGAAAAGCGCCTCGTCCATCTACAATTTCATGTTCcgagttaaatttaaaagcgaAATCTAATACTCAACCTTCCCCAGTTGATGGTGTAATGGTTAGAAGgactaaaaacaataataatcaggAACATATGAATTAACAGGGATTATTTTTCTAGATTTGTTAGAgatttaataattgttgttaTGTTTTACTTGGTTTCTTTTTTAACTAGCTTTTTATAGACATATATGCTCcgaaattgaaatgttttcttaattttttttatgttatacgaAATctgcttttaataattattaaaagcagATTACTATTATAATAGTTCATAGTCCTCCTTCGACAGTTCTTAaccaacttatttttataacaacaacGTTATCCCATTAACTCTTCGTCAAAGATTTAGACGGATGTTACTCTAATGAGTGTTAACAAAgatcaatttaaagaaattaaactaaaaatgtttCGGAAAGGAAAAAAACCACCACAAATAAAAACCGTCATAACGCTGACTAAAAGTCCTTCATAGGACTCGAAAAtctaaagaaaaacattatatttataatttgtatccataactttgtaattatggtttaacttttaaataaaatatgcctAGGTACTTAAttctagatatttaattattggtgAAAACCGTCACTATATTATGCTTCGAGTAACCAGAAAGTTTTACTATGCGACAATAATTCCTTTGAAATTTACTCCGGTAACGTCAACTGCCTCTTGAATGTTATCGCATGGACAATAAGGCCCAGattttcaatgttattgttTGTTCTGGTTTTATATAAGCTCTTTCTCAAACATTTTCAGCTTACAGTGCAAATAAATTGTTGGTATTACATAAAGAACACGattattcgataaatatttaaatcagtttGAATGGATCAATAGTTGTTAGTTATACGATTTAATCGCTCTTCCGATTCCCTTACGTTGGAATTATCTATTTAGTTAtcaaatctatatacatatatatagtataaaacaaaatcgctttcTGTTTCTTCGCATATCTTCAAAATAACTCTGCTAAGCGCGGTTTTGATACGGGTATGACaggaaaacaatatttcaaGAATTATAGGTCTTAAAAAGATCTACAAAAAAATCTGAGATAGCAAGTGtctgttttttaaaatacaatcataataacattttttttctgttacatAATATGAAAAACGGAAGGtttattaatccttatttagatatatatgtaaGGTCCcttatgtatttcaaatattacaaaattgtcATTAACACTATAAAATTCGAGAAAATACTTTAGAAGACTccatttctaaattaattacGGGTGTCTggctttaacaataaaattttactttggaggttcaaattataaaaatttgaatctataacaataataatttatatctataacaCATTCATTAacttgctggtagggctttgtgcaaacccttctgggtaggtacgccctactcatcagatattctgccgccaatcagcaatacttggtattgttgtgtttcggtttgaagggtgagtgaaacagtgtaactacaggcacaagggacataacatcttaattcataaggttggtggcgcactgacgaagtaagggatggttaatatttctaacagtgcaaattgtctatgggcgatgatgaccactattacataaaaaaaacatatttatcatttatcatacatatatgtaaaagaataaataactaaatgttataaaataagtgtACCTACTAAAGTAGGGTATTTTCTTGCTAAGCGcaattctatttttttctattaattaattgcacCCTTGCGAAACGGGGGTGGGTCGCTACTTTGGGATAAAACATTAGTGTAGTTACTGTGTCCTGTAGCAATGAGTAGCATCATAACTAATAATGTCAATTCATTGAAAAGTCGgctaaattatatgttattgagGAAAGAAAGGAAGAGGACATAAATCTTGTTGtatttttcttacatacatatgtataaaagtatattctaaGAAAATCCCGCGGACGTTTTTACATTTGCCATTTAACAAGTTTAaagatttcattataaaaactttattcgcGTGGGACACTTCTTTAACAGAATTTAGATAACACAAAAGAACCAAGAATAGAGATGGAAAAATCCACCCTAGGGGAAAATTCCATTACTTATTAAAGACGTCATAAAGTAGGCATTTTCCAGTTCAGAGATTCATATCGACGCGGCGAACGACAAGCACTGCTTTTTGCAGTTTTTACATCTATAAACGGCTTTTTCGCTTACGAAAAACGATATCTCTTAAATCTGGTAACAGCTGCCTTTCTAGTAATTAGTAATTGTAACGGAATACATCACTTTCAACACTGTTTATAATTCCAAATGTTAAGATAATTatcattaagtataaaaaataacactgattaaaactgtaataatgGATGGAATGCCTCGTTGGGCTAGTTTCTAGCTAGACCACAAATTTGGAAGTGTCGGTTCCAAATCACGGGCCAATAATTAACTGCTTGGAGATTGAAAATTGGCACTTCCGTTCCCAGGAAAATACGTCAAACCCTATTTTTTGGAATTTGCcgtcctatcggattatgaTACGAGAATAAAGATTGCACTTGTGTTGGCTTACACACTTGTCCCCTATTTCCTGCGCAGATGGCAAGTATCTCTTGATAAAAGCCACCGTCTATCAGGATAGATTTCAGTCAAAGTAGAGAGTTTCAGAATATCTTACattgctataaatataacatactcGCTTCGGCAGGTTGATGCAAAAATCAGTTGAGATCATATGAGTTAAATGTGTCAATGTGCAGGCATAACAGGCACATAAACGGCACATGGCGGCATATTAACGGTGTCCATAATAGTAAATAACTGTTTCTTAAAAAGCTTTCCAAATAGTAAGTGACCAATTACTATTTGgaaaatagaataaaacattttaaaaatgtcatatTGATGTACACTAGATATGTCTAGTTATATGTAGAACTATGGTTCTATTCGACGTATAGGCGTCCTTAAAATGTCCTTAACGACCAAACGATGTAATTTAAACCGCGAACGCTAACTCGTAAGGTTAGGCTGAGTTAGGCTGGCTCGAGGTCCTTCTTTCACTACTACCCGTCCGTACTTATGCATATTACAATGTACATAGCATAGAGGACATAGTCCTCCCCTCCAAGTGTCGATAGCATCCTAAGTTGAGATTCAGCCTTAGGAGACGTGCATACTCTGACTTACGTTTTGAACAGAAGAAGAAAATTGAATTGATAAATctgtattcattaataaattatacttggAACTATCTCGATGTAATAATTGGAACATCATTCAACATTAAGGCATCATTTAGTACATTCAACGAAATCCTATCACAGAATCAGAAACAGCTATTCCGGTCAAagaacaaagatttttttaaaacaagatatttcctctatttttaaaccaaaattaaatgAGTCGAAGGGTAGAACTAATATTACGTTACGCTACATTAATTCTAATCAGTGGCTTTAAGTTGCAACCATGATGTAACAAAATGCTACCAAATACATTAGGTATACACTCATGGCATTAATTAAACCTAATggacaatttaaaaacatttactatcAACATTAATaagctttattaattattttttaatgtttttacaacACAGAAATTAATTACCTtctataattatctatattttatgatGAATGTAGCCATTATCAAAAAAGAATAGTTGTCATCCGACATTTTCTTAGGAtagtacattttgttttaaatattaactaaatagctttttatgaataaacaattattttacgtcATCTGCCATTATTGTTTACCACTCGTGAAAACATGAGTCACTGAGTcttagaagaaataaataaatagtataacaaAATGCAGTAGTGATGGTAGTTAAAATACAGTATCTTTTTTGTGTAtgtcaacattttttaatgtcgtatactaataataaaaaacttgacTAGTTGATATAtcgaaaaacaattttaattactttattaaaatacttcagtgactttatttcaaaattatcataaagtTGGCCAAAGTAgtgaaaaaagaaaacaaatcgaTTGGatctaaattgaaataagtattttaaaatcagtCAAATGTGAACATTAtcgtaaaagtttattataatcagATATTCTGGATATTATTTGAACTCATCGAGAGATATAATTAGGTaacttttaattagtaaaacaactttaatattcattttgatattctatgagactctttttagaaaaaactgAAACATGTcaaccttataatattatagtcgtCAGTTTACTATGAGTACTTCAAAAGATAgaaaaaacttacatataagtaaattacatttataaattttacattacgaTGTTAAatcaacataattaattaatacaggttcaattaataaaattttcccaATTTAGTTTGTGATTGCTTTTTCTGAAAATAAGTTTCttgttttacattttcatttttaaattctttcattattttaaagtgaattttaaataatatcttatgtttatatgtatcattgtcaacattttttattatatttatgtacttttttAGCCTTGGTAACCGCTGTGCGATATCCCTGGgaacaaaaactaaaattgtgttatatttataatattcacaatGCAAGATAATTACCCAACTTTGGTATCCTGTAAACCTTTAAAAGCAGAATTTCACAATGTACAAGAAATTCCAGTAACATCAGAAAATGTGAGTAAACTGCTGGAGAGCTAAAAATTTTAGCTTATTAATATGAttgaatgtttataaaatttattaagtatctgttattaagaaattagcataaaaatattgtttgaaacaTAATCAtcaattattgtgtttttagtTTACCATTGGACGTGGACTGAATAACAATGTAGTCATACCATTTGTAGCCATATCTCGAAaccattgtaaattaaaaaaaaataatgttgactGGATAATTGAAGACCACAGTTCATTTGGAATTATAATCAATGGTAATAAAATAGGCAAAGGCAATCAAaagataataaaacacaatgACATCTTAACATTTGAAGCTACACaagagtttatatataaatttgtttgtaatgaCAACGAACTAATGCCTTCCTCAAAAAAACGAATCAAATTAGATCCAAATGCAACCAGCACCAGTTTGATAAATGACATGAAAAACAAATTTGAGGAATCACAGAATTACGCAATAAGACATATCGAagataaaatacacaatacaaaacaaataaaaagcacaaatattttactaaaagaaCAGCTACAACTAGATATGAAACGAAAAATTAACCATCTCGAAACTAATTTTGCATGTCAAATTGAgaatttaaaaggaaaaaaggATGAAGTCGAAAAACAAAAAGCACTCCTTATAGAAGAGAGAGATGCACAACTGGCAGCTTTAAAAAAGGATATGGAAGGAAAAATATCAGAACTAATGGTATGAACTTCGAATATATTCTAAACATAcataattcaatttgaaatgTCTTAAGTAATTTAACAACCCATACATATCATATAACTCATTACTCCTCACAGCTTCACTAGGTATGCAAATGTGACAACTTTATATAGTACACCCTGgtattaaatcattttcaaaaatgtgtgtatttaaagaattttgactgtttttatatacaacttaTATAGCTACATCAACTTATATTTAGTATGAGAATATCAAACTCACACTTGTCATCTcaattatctaaatttaaagtaaatgacTAATCTCAGTTActtatctaattattttatatactagtgCTTTCTCTTAAATCTGTATCTACTGGTTTAGATTTTTCAGTtagttattacaaaaataattgtctcATTTAtgagtatgaaaataaaatcacattaaaaagtGACTTCTCCTTAATTGTCTCATGACGCATTCCTATATTCATAATTCTATTTAgcaatttaagttataaaaaaattactcattaGTCTTAAGGCTAGATTCTCATATAATGAAgttcttattatttaagtacattaaacaataaaaaaaatattcgtattattattctttgatataatttttaattgaatttgtaggaacagataaaaaaacacaatgaaATTGAAACTGAACTcattaaggaaaataatttgCTAAAAGAAAAAATGATAAAGGAAAGAGAAGACTTTCTTTTGGAATTGAATAGAGAGAGTTCATTAAAACAGGACATGTTAGATAAACTGGAAGCAAAAATGGTTGAACAAGAGGAAGTGAGACTAAAAGAAAGACAGGAATTTGAGGAACTTTTGAAGAATAAAACAGAGTTACttaaattagaaaaagaaaagGTAAATTTATAACCTTTTACTTATCTATGCAAAGCAACTAAGTATGCTCCCAAGTCCCTTTCTGTGTTATGTAGTTTTGAGTTGACTcactacttatttaataaatactttgattatCATAAGGTAATAAGTCTTAGGTCTCAATAATACCTTTGTGGAGGTACATATCAAATTGCATtttctacttttaaattaatgagtaagttcactataatataatatataatcattaaaaatttcattgtaaactgtgATATTATAGCTTAGTAGAGTGCGAATTACAGTATTGACTATCCATTTTCTCAGGTTGTATATACTGACAGTATTATTTTCAAGAGATATGCATACtggcataatataatatttttatacatattgtgtgtgtgtgttgatTGGTAACATACACCAAACCATGCTATACCTGAACATGTatggtaaatttttaattattataggaaCTACACAAATTATCTGAACAGAAAAAGAAAAGGGAATGTGAATTGATGGAAGAGCTTAACAACATAAAGAAAAACCTTGAGGAACAAGTTGAGCGAACTGAAAAACAGAGATGCGATGCTCAAAAACAACTTAACAATCAAATGGAGGAAATGAAAAAGGCTAAGAATGAGgacaaatttaaaatggaaaagCTGGTATAGTGTttggaataaaatacatttattttttaattacaagcttttatttaactcggTCAGTAAAGCGGTTGGCATGGATGAAatctagaaatataattttaaacccaTCCATTTAGTTGAAACTCTGAGCATACTTTTGCAGCTGAAGATGATAAAATCtactatattcaaatttattagctTGACTGCTGTTTATGATTGACatggattaaataaaagaaatgttttGGTAGTGTTAtttatcacatttatttatattaggttGTTTTTAATGAACTTCAATTTTAGATGCACGAACGAGAAGAAATTCAGAAAAGGCTAAATGAGGCACAGCAAAATTCTGAAAAATTTATCGAAGAACTGAAGGTTTGCTCgaaatgcattatttttaaaaacaatgatcttaatgtaaaatttattgatttatcaaTTGACATTGTATTTTTAAGGCAAGAGTCACAGAGAGAGAGGTGGAGCTTGCAGCTCTGGCAGCTGAAAGAATACAAAAACAAGCTGAACAATCAAGTGAAGTTATAAGCTCATTACAGGAACAATTGGAAAAGGTGAGTACTTAaaagaaataagtatatatCTAACTCCAATGACAGaaaaagtaaagataaatatacaaTGTGTTAAaagccaaacaaaaaaaaagtacaatgtGTCCTTGAGCTGTCAAGGCTTGTCATGTTTTGACAGCTCAAGGTCAAGGATCTCGTCAAAaatctatgttatttattatgaatatggaGAAATTAAGTAGTACGAAATAGTTAAACGGAATagtgttgcattataaataaatttatattattaaaaaaaattattgtgaaTGTGTTTGTAAATCTTTACTTCTCCTGCCATTGAAATAGCTTAGTATAGCTAAACTTGTGTAGTGGTTAATTTGTCAGAAATATGAACAGTTTTGAACCTAGAACGGATTtggttgaaatattattatttttattatcctcGTTACAACCcagaaaatattgatataatttacttggtggttaggctttgtgctagcctaATTGAATAGTTACCACTCACTTActccatcatatattctaacgcttAACAACAGTACTTACTATAGTTGTGTTctgattgaagggtgagtgagccagtgtaactaaaggaacaggggacacaacatcttaaaTCCTAAGATTGATAATCA is part of the Vanessa tameamea isolate UH-Manoa-2023 chromosome 10, ilVanTame1 primary haplotype, whole genome shotgun sequence genome and encodes:
- the LOC113404498 gene encoding A-kinase anchor protein 9 isoform X2; this encodes MQDNYPTLVSCKPLKAEFHNVQEIPVTSENFTIGRGLNNNVVIPFVAISRNHCKLKKNNVDWIIEDHSSFGIIINGNKIGKGNQKIIKHNDILTFEATQEFIYKFVCNDNELMPSSKKRIKLDPNATSTSLINDMKNKFEESQNYAIRHIEDKIHNTKQIKSTNILLKEQLQLDMKRKINHLETNFACQIENLKGKKDEVEKQKALLIEERDAQLAALKKDMEGKISELMEQIKKHNEIETELIKENNLLKEKMIKEREDFLLELNRESSLKQDMLDKLEAKMVEQEEVRLKERQEFEELLKNKTELLKLEKEKELHKLSEQKKKRECELMEELNNIKKNLEEQVERTEKQRCDAQKQLNNQMEEMKKAKNEDKFKMEKLMHEREEIQKRLNEAQQNSEKFIEELKARVTEREVELAALAAERIQKQAEQSSEVISSLQEQLEKVRSQLQNVESENKKLLKNSEPVAKEESSNSTLAEFGEIMESELQCSICAELFVAAITLNCSHTFCKYCITTWKKKKMDCPICRSPITSECRSLVLDSFIEKMVQNLTEEMKKKRRDMLKSREAVLFTELESELTSQLNTSTSRRRDSFEFDEDESAELSFEEEEEGEGETPDFEYFDFFDYGSDGDIDESYESDSDS
- the LOC113404498 gene encoding A-kinase anchor protein 9 isoform X1 → MQDNYPTLVSCKPLKAEFHNVQEIPVTSENFTIGRGLNNNVVIPFVAISRNHCKLKKNNVDWIIEDHSSFGIIINGNKIGKGNQKIIKHNDILTFEATQEFIYKFVCNDNELMPSSKKRIKLDPNATSTSLINDMKNKFEESQNYAIRHIEDKIHNTKQIKSTNILLKEQLQLDMKRKINHLETNFACQIENLKGKKDEVEKQKALLIEERDAQLAALKKDMEGKISELMEQIKKHNEIETELIKENNLLKEKMIKEREDFLLELNRESSLKQDMLDKLEAKMVEQEEVRLKERQEFEELLKNKTELLKLEKEKELHKLSEQKKKRECELMEELNNIKKNLEEQVERTEKQRCDAQKQLNNQMEEMKKAKNEDKFKMEKLMHEREEIQKRLNEAQQNSEKFIEELKARVTEREVELAALAAERIQKQAEQSSEVISSLQEQLEKVRSQLQNVESENKKLLKNSEPVAKEESSNSTLAEFGEIMESELQCSICAELFVAAITLNCSHTFCKYCITTWKKKKMDCPICRSPITSECRSLVLDSFIEKMVQNLTEEMKKKRRDMLKSREDEETLLNSTKTKAPNYHSRRRRRGRGRPRISNTSISSITGVMATSTNPTNQIPTVDLTALRIGSTAPIFRRRIVSNEVIVLGDENPAAPSTRTRSTSQRDLSL
- the LOC113404498 gene encoding A-kinase anchor protein 9 isoform X3, which codes for MQDNYPTLVSCKPLKAEFHNVQEIPVTSENFTIGRGLNNNVVIPFVAISRNHCKLKKNNVDWIIEDHSSFGIIINGNKIGKGNQKIIKHNDILTFEATQEFIYKFVCNDNELMPSSKKRIKLDPNATSTSLINDMKNKFEESQNYAIRHIEDKIHNTKQIKSTNILLKEQLQLDMKRKINHLETNFACQIENLKGKKDEVEKQKALLIEERDAQLAALKKDMEGKISELMEQIKKHNEIETELIKENNLLKEKMIKEREDFLLELNRESSLKQDMLDKLEAKMVEQEEVRLKERQEFEELLKNKTELLKLEKEKELHKLSEQKKKRECELMEELNNIKKNLEEQVERTEKQRCDAQKQLNNQMEEMKKAKNEDKFKMEKLMHEREEIQKRLNEAQQNSEKFIEELKARVTEREVELAALAAERIQKQAEQSSEVISSLQEQLEKVRSQLQNVESENKKLLKNSEPVAKEESSNSTLAEFGEIMESELQCSICAELFVAAITLNCSHTFCKYCITTWKKKKMDCPICRSPITSECRSLVLDSFIEKMVQNLTEEMKKKRRDMLKSREELESELTSQLNTSTSRRRDSFEFDEDESAELSFEEEEEGEGETPDFEYFDFFDYGSDGDIDESYESDSDS